From one Pseudactinotalea sp. HY158 genomic stretch:
- a CDS encoding SRPBCC family protein — protein MAGESRVFHFVSTWVAPAPAEAVWRVLAEVEAWPDWWSGIESVRSSAPSTDAEPQAAQVVVRSPLGYRLRFTLELTRSEPPRRSTFGVRGQLRGSGFWAADPADSAAASDATDGAPVTRMRIGWCVVSDRRLVRLLAPLARWAHGRIMAAGSAGLARRLREQPPAGLSR, from the coding sequence ATGGCGGGGGAGTCGCGCGTGTTCCACTTCGTCTCCACCTGGGTGGCCCCGGCCCCGGCGGAGGCGGTCTGGCGCGTGCTCGCCGAGGTCGAGGCGTGGCCGGACTGGTGGAGCGGGATCGAGTCGGTCCGGTCGTCGGCGCCGTCGACGGATGCCGAACCGCAGGCGGCGCAGGTCGTCGTGCGCAGCCCGCTCGGCTATCGGCTCCGGTTCACCCTCGAACTGACCCGATCCGAGCCGCCGCGGCGATCGACGTTCGGGGTGCGCGGGCAGCTGCGGGGGAGCGGTTTCTGGGCCGCCGACCCCGCCGACTCTGCCGCCGCTTCCGATGCCACCGACGGCGCCCCGGTGACCAGGATGCGGATCGGGTGGTGCGTCGTCTCGGATCGTCGGCTCGTGCGCCTGCTGGCGCCGCTCGCCCGCTGGGCACACGGGCGGATCATGGCCGCCGGCAGCGCCGGCCTGGCGCGACGGCTGCGTGAGCAGCCGCCGGCCGGGCTCAGTCGGTGA
- a CDS encoding carboxymuconolactone decarboxylase family protein, translating into MPAESMYHPTTPEIADRRKGLAPRTHEAYEAFSAAVFADGALSEQTKQLIAVAVAHTTQCPFCIRGHTRLARRRGASDEQIMEAIWVAAEMRAGGAYAHSTLALEELSHDPRRP; encoded by the coding sequence ATGCCAGCGGAATCCATGTACCACCCCACCACGCCCGAGATCGCGGACCGGCGCAAGGGGCTCGCGCCGCGCACGCACGAGGCGTACGAGGCGTTCTCCGCGGCCGTCTTCGCCGACGGCGCCCTGTCGGAGCAGACGAAGCAGCTCATCGCCGTCGCGGTGGCCCACACCACCCAGTGCCCGTTCTGCATCCGGGGCCATACCCGCCTCGCCCGCCGCCGGGGAGCGAGCGACGAGCAGATCATGGAGGCGATCTGGGTCGCCGCGGAGATGCGTGCGGGCGGGGCCTACGCCCATTCGACGCTCGCGCTCGAGGAGCTCTCCCACGATCCGCGCCGCCCGTAG
- a CDS encoding GH1 family beta-glucosidase, whose product MTTGAGPPFLWGAATAAYQVEGAAAEGGRTRSIWDTFSHTPGRTARGETGDVAAGHYHRLIDDVELMAALGLQAYRFSTSWSRIVPHGRGPVNPLGIDFYSRLIDGLLEAGIEPVLTLYHWDLPQELEDAGGWPERETAYAFADYAGEVARRLGDRVSLWTTVNEPWCSAYLGYGSGVHAPGRSEPAAALAAAHHLNLAHGLATQAIRSVLGDDTPVSAALNVHVVRPDDPGDPRDVDAARRIDAVGNRIFLDPMTGHGYPPDLLADVAHVSDFDFVRDGDLRRIGQRLDALGVNYYTTSRVRFAPGRRPDAGGGHGAGNPWVGASDIEFLDPPGERTQMGWLVEPAGLTEVLVRLSAEHPRLPLIVTENGAAYPDELGADGRVRDVEREAYLRAHIGAVERARAGGADVRGYFVWSLLDNFEWSFGYDRRFGIVHVDFETLRRTVKDSGRWYADIIAAGGPAGT is encoded by the coding sequence GTGACCACCGGCGCCGGGCCTCCCTTCCTGTGGGGCGCCGCGACGGCCGCCTACCAGGTCGAGGGGGCCGCGGCCGAGGGCGGGCGCACGCGCTCCATCTGGGACACGTTCTCCCACACTCCCGGGCGGACCGCGCGCGGGGAGACCGGCGATGTCGCCGCCGGGCACTACCACCGCCTGATCGACGACGTCGAGCTCATGGCCGCGCTCGGGCTCCAGGCCTACCGGTTCTCCACCTCGTGGTCGCGGATCGTGCCGCACGGGCGGGGCCCGGTGAACCCGCTCGGCATCGACTTCTACTCCCGGCTCATCGACGGCCTCCTCGAGGCGGGCATCGAGCCGGTGCTCACGCTCTACCACTGGGATCTGCCGCAGGAACTCGAGGACGCCGGCGGCTGGCCCGAACGCGAGACCGCCTACGCGTTCGCCGACTACGCCGGCGAGGTCGCCCGCCGGCTCGGCGACCGGGTGAGCCTGTGGACGACGGTCAACGAGCCGTGGTGTTCGGCCTACCTCGGCTACGGCTCGGGCGTGCACGCCCCGGGCCGGAGCGAGCCGGCGGCGGCGCTGGCGGCCGCCCATCACCTCAACCTCGCCCACGGGCTCGCCACCCAGGCGATCCGATCGGTGCTCGGCGACGACACCCCGGTCTCGGCCGCGCTCAACGTGCACGTCGTGCGCCCGGACGATCCGGGCGATCCGCGCGACGTGGACGCCGCCCGCCGGATCGACGCCGTGGGCAACCGCATCTTCCTCGACCCGATGACCGGTCACGGGTATCCGCCGGACCTGCTCGCCGACGTCGCCCACGTGAGCGACTTCGACTTCGTGCGCGACGGCGACCTGCGCCGGATCGGGCAGCGGCTCGACGCACTCGGGGTCAACTACTACACGACCTCCCGCGTGCGCTTCGCTCCCGGACGCCGACCGGACGCCGGCGGCGGCCACGGCGCGGGGAACCCCTGGGTGGGTGCGAGCGACATCGAGTTCCTCGACCCGCCGGGCGAGCGCACCCAGATGGGCTGGCTGGTCGAGCCGGCGGGCCTGACCGAGGTGCTGGTGCGGCTGAGCGCCGAGCACCCGCGGCTGCCGCTCATCGTCACCGAGAACGGCGCGGCCTATCCGGACGAGCTGGGCGCGGACGGACGGGTGCGCGACGTCGAACGCGAGGCGTACCTGCGGGCGCACATCGGCGCCGTCGAGCGGGCCCGCGCCGGCGGGGCGGATGTGCGCGGCTACTTCGTGTGGTCGCTGCTCGACAACTTCGAGTGGTCCTTCGGATACGACCGCCGCTTCGGGATCGTCCACGTCGACTTCGAGACGCTCCGGCGCACCGTCAAGGACTCCGGCCGCTGGTATGCGGACATCATCGCCGCCGGTGGCCCCGCCGGCACCTGA
- a CDS encoding L-threonylcarbamoyladenylate synthase: MARYFDVHPVNPQVRSIRAAAEILREGGMIAYPTDSMYALGSALGNQSGKERILRLRGLGDRHDFTLVCADFSQLGQFVHISNRVFRAVRAATPGQYTFILPATKEVPRQFLHPKKKTVGVRIPEHPVVKALLEELGEPILSSTLILPGHEGALTQGWEIKDLLDHELDAVIDSGDVFGEPTTVVQFIDDAPEVLRVGAGDPAPFE, translated from the coding sequence ATGGCACGCTACTTCGATGTCCATCCCGTCAATCCACAAGTGCGGAGCATCCGCGCGGCCGCCGAGATCCTGCGCGAGGGCGGCATGATCGCCTATCCCACGGACTCGATGTACGCCCTCGGGTCGGCCCTGGGGAACCAGTCCGGCAAGGAGCGCATCCTGCGGCTGCGGGGGCTGGGGGACCGGCACGACTTCACGCTCGTGTGCGCCGACTTCTCCCAGCTCGGCCAGTTCGTGCACATCTCCAACCGGGTCTTCCGGGCCGTGCGGGCGGCGACCCCGGGCCAGTACACCTTCATCCTGCCCGCCACGAAGGAGGTGCCCCGGCAGTTCCTCCACCCGAAGAAGAAGACCGTCGGGGTCCGCATCCCCGAGCACCCCGTGGTCAAGGCCCTGCTCGAGGAGCTGGGGGAGCCGATCCTCTCCTCCACGCTCATCCTGCCGGGGCACGAGGGTGCGCTCACCCAGGGCTGGGAGATCAAGGATCTCCTCGACCACGAGCTCGATGCCGTGATCGATTCCGGTGACGTCTTCGGGGAGCCGACGACCGTCGTCCAGTTCATCGACGACGCCCCCGAGGTGCTCCGCGTCGGTGCGGGCGACCCCGCCCCGTTCGAGTGA
- a CDS encoding pyruvate carboxylase, which translates to MFSTVLVANRAEIAVRAFRAAYELGARTVAVFPHEDRASEHRLKADEAYLIGQEGHPVRAYLDIDEILRVARESGADAIYPGYGFLSEQPDLARAAAAAGITFVGPPADVLDMAGNKVAAKRAAQRAGIPVLDSSEPSSDVEALVAAAADVGFPLFVKAVAGGGGRGMRRVERPEDLPAALTAAMHEAGSAFGDPTVFLEQAVQRPRHIEVQILADAHGDVVHLFERDCSLQRRHQKVIEMAPAPNLDPEIRAALCADAVAFARAIGYQNAGTVEFLLETSGERAGRHVFIEMNPRIQVEHTVTEEVTDVDLVAAQMRIAAGDSLADLGIRQEDLRVNGYALQCRITTEDPANGFRPDTGRITAYRSPGGAGVRLDGATAHAGAEITGHFDSMLVKLTCRGSLFPMAVRRARRALAEFRIRGVRTNIPFLRAVLDDEAFLAGDIATSFIEERPELLTPRESADRGTRMLRYLADVTVNRPHGARPAHLIAPGSKLPDVDLSVAPPNGTRQLIAAEGAEGFARRLREQTAVALTDTTFRDAHQSLLATRVRTADLLAVAPHVARTTPGLLSIEAWGGATYDVALRFLGEDPWQRLERLREAAPNIALQMLLRGRNTVGYTPYPTEVTDSFIKEAAETGIDLFRIFDALNDVEQMAPAIRAVRETHAVAEVALCYTGNLTDPGERLYTLDYYLRLAERIVAAGAHVLAIKDMAGLLRPPAAATLVAALRERFDLPVHLHTHDTAGGQLATLLAAIDAGVDAVDVASAPLGGTTSQVPASALVAALEHTERAPEVELRAVTELEPYWEAVRTAYAPFEKGLRAPTGRVYDHEIPGGQLSNLRQQAIALGLGERFEQIESMYAAADRILGHLVKVTPSSKVVGDLALHLVATGADPAEFEADPGSFDIPDSVIAFLHGELGTPPGGWPEPFRTRALAGRPGPRPTAHLTDEDLIELGADSGRRRDRLSRLLFPGPAAAFEQLRTEYGDVSVIDTIDYLYGLDHGREVVVTLDRGVRLLINLEAISEPDDRGMRTVMATLNNHLRPVEVRDSSATVTAETVEKADPSRPGHIAAPFAGAVTPVVEVGEEVEAGQSVATIEAMKMEASITTPVAGTVQRVPAGTSRPVDGGDLVLVVDEA; encoded by the coding sequence ATGTTCTCCACCGTGCTGGTCGCCAATCGGGCCGAGATCGCTGTTCGCGCGTTCCGGGCCGCCTACGAACTGGGGGCCCGAACCGTCGCGGTCTTCCCGCATGAGGACCGCGCGTCGGAACACCGACTCAAGGCCGACGAGGCCTACCTCATCGGGCAGGAGGGCCACCCCGTGCGGGCCTACCTCGACATCGACGAGATCCTCCGGGTCGCGCGGGAGTCCGGGGCCGACGCCATCTACCCGGGCTACGGCTTCCTCTCCGAGCAGCCGGACCTCGCGCGGGCCGCCGCCGCCGCCGGGATCACGTTCGTCGGCCCGCCGGCCGACGTGCTCGACATGGCCGGCAACAAGGTCGCCGCGAAGCGGGCCGCGCAGCGCGCCGGGATCCCCGTGCTCGACTCGAGCGAGCCCTCCAGCGACGTCGAGGCCCTCGTCGCCGCCGCGGCGGACGTCGGATTCCCGCTGTTCGTCAAGGCCGTCGCCGGCGGCGGTGGCCGGGGAATGCGCCGCGTCGAGCGGCCCGAGGACCTGCCCGCGGCTCTCACCGCGGCCATGCACGAGGCCGGCAGCGCGTTCGGCGACCCGACGGTCTTCCTCGAGCAGGCCGTGCAGCGGCCCCGGCACATCGAGGTTCAGATCCTCGCCGACGCCCACGGCGACGTCGTGCACCTGTTCGAACGGGACTGTTCCCTCCAGCGCCGCCACCAGAAGGTGATCGAGATGGCGCCCGCGCCGAACCTCGATCCCGAGATCCGGGCGGCCCTGTGCGCCGACGCGGTCGCGTTCGCCCGCGCCATCGGCTACCAGAACGCGGGCACGGTCGAGTTCCTGCTCGAGACCTCGGGGGAGCGGGCCGGCCGGCACGTGTTCATCGAGATGAACCCGCGCATCCAGGTCGAGCACACCGTGACCGAGGAGGTGACCGACGTCGATCTCGTGGCCGCCCAGATGCGTATCGCCGCCGGCGACAGCCTCGCGGACCTGGGCATCCGGCAGGAGGACCTGCGGGTCAACGGCTACGCCCTGCAGTGCCGGATCACGACCGAGGATCCCGCGAACGGCTTCCGGCCCGACACGGGGCGGATCACCGCCTACCGCTCCCCGGGCGGCGCCGGAGTGCGTCTCGACGGGGCGACCGCCCACGCCGGCGCGGAGATCACCGGACACTTCGACTCGATGCTCGTCAAGCTCACGTGCCGCGGCTCGCTCTTCCCGATGGCGGTGCGTCGCGCCCGGCGGGCCCTGGCCGAGTTCCGCATCCGGGGCGTGCGCACGAACATCCCGTTCCTGCGCGCGGTGCTCGACGACGAGGCCTTCCTCGCGGGTGACATCGCCACTTCGTTCATCGAGGAACGGCCCGAGCTGCTCACCCCCCGGGAGAGCGCCGACCGCGGCACCCGGATGCTGCGCTACCTCGCGGACGTGACCGTCAACCGGCCGCACGGGGCCCGCCCGGCCCACCTCATCGCCCCGGGCAGCAAGCTTCCGGACGTCGACCTCTCGGTCGCCCCGCCGAACGGGACCCGCCAGCTCATCGCCGCCGAGGGCGCGGAGGGATTCGCCCGCCGGCTGCGGGAGCAGACCGCGGTCGCGCTCACGGACACGACCTTCCGCGATGCCCACCAGTCGCTGCTCGCCACCCGCGTGCGCACGGCCGACCTGCTCGCCGTCGCCCCGCACGTGGCCCGCACGACCCCCGGCCTGCTCTCGATCGAGGCATGGGGCGGGGCGACCTACGACGTCGCGCTGCGCTTCCTCGGGGAGGACCCGTGGCAGCGACTCGAACGCCTGCGGGAGGCGGCCCCGAACATCGCGCTGCAGATGCTCCTGCGCGGGCGCAACACCGTGGGCTACACCCCGTACCCGACCGAGGTGACCGACAGCTTCATCAAGGAGGCGGCGGAGACCGGGATCGACCTGTTCCGGATCTTCGACGCGCTCAACGACGTCGAGCAGATGGCCCCGGCGATCCGGGCGGTGCGCGAGACCCACGCCGTGGCCGAGGTGGCGCTGTGCTACACCGGCAACCTGACCGACCCGGGCGAGCGGCTCTACACCCTCGACTACTACCTGCGCCTGGCCGAGCGGATCGTCGCCGCGGGCGCCCACGTGCTCGCGATCAAGGACATGGCCGGGCTGCTCCGCCCGCCCGCGGCCGCGACCCTCGTGGCCGCGTTGCGGGAACGGTTCGACCTGCCCGTGCACCTGCACACCCACGACACCGCCGGCGGCCAGCTCGCCACGCTCCTCGCCGCGATCGACGCGGGCGTCGACGCCGTCGACGTCGCCAGCGCCCCGCTGGGCGGCACCACGAGCCAGGTCCCGGCCTCGGCGCTCGTGGCCGCGCTCGAACACACCGAGCGGGCACCCGAGGTGGAGCTGCGGGCCGTGACCGAGCTCGAGCCCTATTGGGAGGCGGTCCGCACCGCCTACGCGCCGTTCGAGAAGGGCCTGCGCGCCCCGACGGGGCGGGTGTACGACCACGAGATCCCCGGCGGGCAGCTGTCGAACCTGCGCCAGCAGGCGATCGCGCTCGGCCTGGGGGAGCGGTTCGAGCAGATCGAGTCGATGTACGCGGCGGCCGACCGCATCCTCGGGCACCTGGTCAAGGTGACGCCCTCCTCGAAGGTCGTCGGCGATCTCGCCCTCCACCTCGTGGCCACGGGCGCCGACCCCGCGGAGTTCGAGGCCGATCCCGGCTCCTTCGACATCCCGGACTCGGTCATCGCCTTCCTGCACGGCGAGCTCGGCACGCCCCCCGGCGGTTGGCCCGAGCCGTTCCGTACGCGGGCCCTGGCCGGGCGCCCCGGCCCCCGCCCGACGGCGCACCTGACGGACGAGGACCTCATCGAGCTCGGCGCCGACTCCGGCCGGCGCCGCGACCGCCTGAGCCGGCTGCTGTTCCCGGGCCCGGCAGCCGCCTTCGAGCAGCTGCGCACCGAATACGGCGACGTCTCCGTGATCGACACGATCGACTACCTCTACGGGCTCGACCACGGGCGGGAGGTCGTGGTCACCCTCGACCGCGGCGTGCGCCTGCTCATCAACCTCGAGGCGATCTCCGAGCCGGACGACCGTGGAATGCGCACGGTCATGGCGACCCTGAACAATCACCTGCGCCCCGTCGAGGTTCGTGACTCCTCCGCGACCGTGACGGCCGAGACGGTCGAGAAGGCCGACCCGTCCCGCCCCGGTCACATCGCGGCCCCGTTCGCGGGTGCCGTGACCCCCGTCGTCGAGGTCGGCGAGGAGGTCGAGGCCGGGCAGTCGGTCGCGACGATCGAGGCGATGAAGATGGAGGCCTCGATCACCACCCCCGTGGCCGGCACCGTGCAGCGGGTGCCGGCGGGCACCTCGCGCCCGGTCGACGGCGGCGACCTCGTGCTCGTCGTCGACGAGGCCTGA
- a CDS encoding MerR family transcriptional regulator yields MLFGDTLPDLDQATGYRGSTACRAAGITYRQLDYWARTGLVEPSIRGATGSGTQRLYSFRDILVLKVVKRLLDSGVSLQQIRTAVDHLHERGVDDLAEITLMSDGASVYECTSADEVFDLVQGGQGVFGIAVGRVWREVEGSLAEFPTERAADEGTGLDELARRRSRKIG; encoded by the coding sequence ATGCTGTTCGGGGACACCCTTCCCGATCTCGACCAGGCGACCGGATACCGGGGGTCGACCGCCTGCCGCGCGGCCGGCATCACGTACCGCCAGCTCGACTACTGGGCCCGCACCGGACTCGTCGAACCGAGCATCCGGGGAGCCACCGGCTCCGGCACCCAACGCCTGTACAGCTTCCGCGACATCCTCGTCCTCAAGGTGGTCAAGCGCCTCCTCGACAGCGGCGTCTCCCTGCAGCAGATCCGCACCGCGGTCGACCACCTGCACGAACGCGGGGTCGACGACCTCGCCGAGATCACGCTCATGAGCGATGGCGCGAGCGTGTACGAATGCACCTCGGCCGATGAGGTCTTCGACCTCGTCCAGGGCGGCCAGGGCGTCTTCGGCATCGCCGTCGGACGGGTCTGGCGCGAGGTCGAGGGAAGCCTCGCCGAGTTCCCCACGGAACGCGCCGCCGACGAGGGCACCGGGCTCGACGAGCTCGCCCGGCGTCGCTCGCGCAAGATCGGCTGA
- a CDS encoding bifunctional nuclease family protein: MQRMDILGVRVRVSSSAHDVVVLLQQSDGALTLPILIGPHEGVAIAAAQSGLHSPRPGPYELLLASLNAVGSELLRVHIVSLTDGTFIAELVLTNDRRVDSRASDAIALAVRAGVGIWCAEAVLAEAGVELLPDGDEIYLANHADPDEEVAEFRHFLDTVSPEDFLGEDEHEDDDEDPDEEDE, encoded by the coding sequence ATGCAGCGAATGGACATTCTCGGGGTGCGCGTGCGGGTCTCCAGCTCGGCGCACGATGTGGTGGTGCTCCTGCAGCAGAGCGACGGAGCACTCACCCTGCCGATCCTCATCGGCCCGCACGAGGGCGTGGCCATCGCCGCCGCCCAGAGCGGCCTGCACTCCCCGCGGCCCGGGCCGTACGAGCTGCTGCTCGCGAGCCTGAACGCCGTGGGGTCCGAGTTGCTGCGGGTGCACATCGTCTCGCTCACCGACGGCACCTTCATCGCCGAACTCGTGCTCACGAACGACCGGCGGGTGGACTCCCGCGCCTCGGATGCGATCGCGCTGGCGGTCCGGGCCGGGGTGGGGATCTGGTGCGCGGAGGCCGTGCTCGCCGAGGCCGGCGTGGAACTCCTGCCGGACGGCGACGAGATCTACCTCGCCAACCACGCGGATCCCGACGAGGAGGTCGCGGAGTTCCGCCACTTCCTCGATACGGTCAGCCCGGAGGACTTCCTGGGCGAGGACGAGCACGAGGACGACGACGAGGATCCCGACGAGGAGGACGAGTAG
- a CDS encoding MerR family transcriptional regulator: MNALSAASSGADDPHTEQWPFGVSRTPTMSIGTALSILTQEFPTVRISKIRFLEEQGIVTPHRTPSGYRTYSQADVERLRFALAAQRDSFLPLKVIRERLRELDRAGAGAPAPGARVVTEDGELTAAATRTRMSIAQLAEAAGLEATFVAELAEAGIIVADRGRRYGPGVLPVVSEAASLAEYGVAPRHLRTLRIAADRQVDLIEQITAPIRSHRTRGSAEAAAQAQAGELAQVLTRLHAALVTDGIERL; this comes from the coding sequence ATGAACGCACTGTCCGCCGCCTCCTCCGGCGCAGACGATCCGCACACCGAGCAGTGGCCGTTCGGGGTCTCGCGCACTCCCACGATGAGCATCGGCACCGCGCTGTCGATCCTCACGCAGGAGTTCCCCACGGTCCGGATCTCGAAGATCCGGTTCCTCGAGGAGCAGGGCATCGTCACCCCCCACCGCACCCCGTCGGGCTATCGCACCTATTCCCAGGCCGACGTCGAGCGGCTCCGATTCGCCCTCGCCGCCCAGCGGGACTCGTTCCTGCCGCTCAAGGTGATCCGGGAGCGGCTGCGTGAACTCGACCGTGCGGGGGCCGGGGCGCCGGCGCCCGGGGCGCGGGTCGTGACCGAGGACGGCGAGCTCACGGCGGCCGCTACCCGCACGCGCATGTCGATCGCGCAGCTGGCCGAGGCGGCCGGCCTCGAGGCGACCTTCGTGGCCGAGTTGGCGGAGGCCGGCATCATCGTGGCCGATCGGGGCCGCCGGTACGGACCGGGGGTGCTCCCGGTCGTGAGCGAGGCCGCGAGCCTGGCCGAGTACGGCGTTGCGCCCCGGCACCTGCGTACCCTGCGGATCGCCGCGGACCGCCAGGTCGACCTCATCGAGCAGATCACCGCCCCGATCCGCTCCCATCGAACGCGCGGGTCCGCGGAGGCCGCCGCGCAGGCGCAGGCCGGTGAGCTCGCCCAGGTGCTCACGCGACTCCACGCGGCGCTCGTGACGGACGGCATCGAGCGGCTCTGA
- a CDS encoding FHA domain-containing protein: MTTQGPQVPDPASAQSAAGRDQEQQEHAVESPARPDVHTTATFDRVGSVDPDYAPPSAIAAGDRAAIEALPPASALLIVQHGPNAGARFLLDAERVTAGRHTRADIFLDDVTVSRKHAEFLSAAGGFTVRDVGSLNGTYVNRERIETATLRAGDEVQIGKYRLTFHPSPNRPATGTAAGPESAADR, from the coding sequence ATGACGACCCAGGGCCCACAGGTTCCGGACCCCGCGTCCGCCCAGTCTGCGGCCGGCCGGGACCAGGAGCAGCAGGAGCACGCCGTGGAGTCACCCGCGCGCCCGGACGTGCACACCACCGCGACCTTCGACCGGGTGGGTTCGGTCGATCCGGACTACGCCCCGCCCTCGGCCATCGCCGCGGGGGATCGCGCGGCCATCGAGGCACTGCCTCCCGCCTCGGCCCTGCTCATCGTTCAGCACGGCCCGAACGCGGGCGCCCGGTTCCTCCTCGACGCCGAACGGGTGACCGCCGGGCGGCACACCCGTGCCGACATCTTCCTCGACGACGTGACCGTCTCCCGCAAGCACGCCGAGTTCCTGTCCGCGGCGGGCGGCTTCACGGTGCGCGACGTCGGGAGCCTCAACGGCACCTACGTCAATCGCGAGCGGATCGAGACCGCCACGCTCCGCGCGGGCGACGAGGTGCAGATCGGCAAGTACCGGCTGACGTTCCATCCGAGCCCGAACCGGCCGGCCACCGGCACGGCCGCCGGCCCCGAGAGCGCCGCCGACCGATGA
- a CDS encoding DUF881 domain-containing protein, with protein MAEENPDSQGTANAPDPQGTADPQGTANTVPTANTAGPANTAGTDRPRRRRIGRRTSALIGVLTMLVGFAVVVQVRQTQTDELSSMRQDDLVRLLDEVTQRNEDLTAERSQLRLDRSNLQSGSDQGRYLRNYATLQGILAGTVPVEGQGVTVRVDDPDHGVAAQDMVHMLEELRNSGAEAISVSGVRIVASSYFLDAGGELLADGQIISPPYLWSAIGNPDTIAGALEIPGGALAGFRNAGAAVQMTTSELIRIDAVRTVSPPEYATPVTEE; from the coding sequence CACAGCGGACCCACAGGGCACAGCGAACACAGTGCCCACAGCGAACACAGCGGGCCCAGCGAACACAGCGGGCACGGACCGGCCACGGCGGCGCCGGATCGGCCGGCGCACGAGCGCCCTGATCGGCGTGCTCACCATGCTCGTGGGATTCGCCGTCGTCGTGCAGGTACGCCAGACCCAGACCGACGAGCTCTCGAGCATGCGGCAGGACGACCTCGTGCGGCTCCTCGACGAGGTCACCCAGCGCAACGAGGACCTCACGGCCGAACGTTCCCAGCTGCGCCTCGACCGCAGCAATCTCCAGTCGGGCTCCGACCAGGGCCGCTACCTTCGCAACTACGCGACGCTGCAGGGAATCCTCGCCGGCACGGTGCCCGTCGAGGGCCAGGGCGTCACGGTGCGGGTGGACGATCCCGACCACGGCGTCGCGGCCCAGGACATGGTGCACATGCTCGAGGAGCTTCGTAATTCGGGAGCCGAGGCGATCTCGGTGAGCGGTGTCCGGATCGTGGCCAGTTCCTATTTCCTCGACGCCGGCGGTGAGCTCCTCGCCGACGGCCAGATCATCTCCCCGCCCTATCTGTGGTCGGCGATCGGCAACCCGGACACGATCGCGGGCGCGCTGGAGATCCCCGGGGGAGCGCTCGCCGGGTTCCGGAACGCGGGTGCCGCGGTGCAGATGACGACGTCGGAATTGATTCGCATCGATGCGGTGCGTACCGTGTCCCCTCCCGAATATGCGACGCCCGTGACCGAGGAATGA